The Ciconia boyciana chromosome 2, ASM3463844v1, whole genome shotgun sequence genome has a segment encoding these proteins:
- the RELCH gene encoding RAB11-binding protein RELCH isoform X2 translates to MILTGCVAFARHVGPTRVEAELLPQCWEQINHKYPERRLLVAESCGALAPYLPKEIRSSLVLSMLQQMLMEDKADLVREAVIKSLGIIMGYIDDPDKYQQGFELLLSALGDPSERVVSATHQVFLPAYAAWTTELGNLQFHLIPTLLNKIEKLLREGEHGLDEHKLHMYLSALQSLIPSLFALVLQNAPFTSKAKLQGEVPQIEVTRFPRPVSPLQDVAIIIGSREQLAVLLQLYDYQLEHEGTTGWETLLWVVNQLLPQLIEIVGKINVASTACVHEFSRFFWRLCRTFGKIFTNTKVKPQFQEILRLSEENIDSTAGNGVLTKATVPIYATGVLTCYIQEEDRKLLVGFLEDVMTMLSLSHAPLDSLKASFVELGANPAYHELLLTVLWYGVVHTSALVRCTAARMFELLVKGVHETLVAQRVVPALITLSSDPEISVRIATIPAFGTIMETVTQRELLERVKMQLASFLEDPQYQDQHSLHTEIIKTFGRVGPNAEPRFRDEFVIPHLHKLALVNNQQSVDSKRLDIATHLFEAYSALSCCFISEDLMVNHFLPGLKCLRTDMEHLSPEHEVILSSMIKECEQKVENKTVQEPQGSMSIAASLVSEDTKTKFLNKMGQLTTSGAMLANVFQRKK, encoded by the exons ATGATACTGACTGGGTGTGTGGCATTTGCTCGACACGTTGGACCAACACGTGTAGAAGCTGAGCTTTTACCACAGTGTTGGGAACAG ATCAACCACAAATACCCAGAGAGACGGCTACTGGTAGCAGAATCCTGTGGAGCTCTAGCACCTTACCTTCCA aaagaaattcgTAGTTCATTAGTACTTTCCATGCTGCAGCAAATGCTAATGGAAGATAAGGCGGATCTGGTACGAGAAGCTGTGATCAAAAGCCTTGGCATAATTATGGGATATATTGATGATCCAGACAAATATCAACAG GGCTTTGAACTGCTGCTTTCGGCTTTAGGAGACCCTTCAGAACGTGTAGTTAGTGCAACACATCAGGTATTTTTACCTGCTTATGCTGCCTGGACAACAGAACTGGGAAATTTACAGTTCCATCTTATACCTACACTGcttaataaaattgaaaaattgcTCAGG GAAGGAGAACATGGCTTGGATGAACATAAGCTCCACATGTATCTGTCTGCTCTGCAGTCATTGATTCCTTCACTGTTTGCACTGGTGCTACAGAATGCACCTTTCACAAGCAAGGCTAAACTTCAGGGAGAAGTACCACAAATAGAAG TCACTAGATTTCCCCGACCCGTATCGCCTCTTCAGGATGTGGCCATCATCATTGGAAGCCGCGAACAATTAGCAGTGTTGTTGCAACTGTATGACTATCAGCTAGAACATGAGGGTACCACAGGCTGGGAGACTTTGCTATGGGTAGTCAATCAACT gCTACCACAGCTTATAGAAATAGTTGGCAAGATCAATGTAGCATCAACTGCCTGTGTCCATGAGTTTTCTAGATTTTTCTGGAGGCTTTGTAGGACATTTGGGAAAATTTTTACAAACACTAAG GTAAAACCACAGTTCCAGGAAATCTTAAGACTGTCTGAGGAAAACATAG ATTCCACAGCAGGTAACGGAGTGCTAACAAAAGCCACAGTTCCCATCTATGCAACAGGGGTCCTTACATGTTATATTCAG GAAGAAGACCGCAAGCTGTTAGTTGGATTCTTAGAAGATGTAATGACCATGCTTTCACTATCCCATGCTCCTCTTGATAGCCTGAAAGCTTCCTTTGTGGAACTGGG GGCAAACCCAGCTTATCATGAGCTGCTATTAACTGTCTTATGGTATGGAGTTGTCCATACTTCTGCTCTTGTTCGATGTACAGCTGCTAGAATGTTTGAG CTGTTGGTGAAGGGGGTACATGAAACTCTGGTAGCTCAGAGAGTTGTTCCTGCTCTCATTACTCTCTCCAGTGACCCTGAAAT TTCAGTAAGAATTGCAACAATTCCAGCTTTTGGGACCATCATGGAAACTGTTACTCAGAGAGAG CTTCTGGAAAGAGTAAAAATGCAGCTGGCATCTTTCCTGGAGGACCCTCAATATCAAGACCAACATTCTCTACATacagaaattataaaaacattCGGAAGAGTTGGACCTAATGCTGAGCCCAGATTTAGAGATGAAT TTGTTATTCCACACTTACACAAGTTAGCCTTGGTCAACAACCAGCAGTCTGTGGATTCGAAGAGACTGGATATCGCTACCCACCTGTTTGAAGCCTACAGTGCTCTTTCCTGTTGTT TTATTTCAGAGGACTTAATGGTCAATCACTTTTTACCGGGACTTAAGTGTTTACGAACTGACATGGAACATCTCTCGCCAGAGCATGAG